AATCACGGAATCGCCTACCTCGCGGGCCAAATCGTAGTGCTGTGGACTATAGACACGGTCGTTAAAGCATGCGACACCATCAACGATTCCGGCATCGCCCTGCTGTTCCGGCGGCACGGCTCCCGACAGCGCAGCGGAATCGTCAGGCACTGTACGTTGCTTTTCTCCCGCTGCCGATTCCGGCATGGCGATACGGATGGAATGCTGGTCGCCGCGAACCAAACGGGCACGGACCTCGTCGGGATGGTCGTGCAGCAGGCGGCGGCACGTGCCGGGGTACACCATGAAGCCGTCGCCCTCGTTGGGGGCCGAGGCGGCGCGAATGTCGGCACGCGAGCAGAAACAGGGGTACAGCACACCTTGCGAGCGCAGGCATTCGAGAGCGTATTCGTATCGTTCAGTGCGCTGGGATTGGAACATCGGTTCGCCATCCCAGTCGAGGCCGAGCCAATGCAGGTCATCCATCATGAGCTGGTCCGCACCGGCGACCACACGCGGCTTGTCCACGTCCTCGATACGCATCAGCATGCGGTCGCCACGCGAGCGGGCCGAAAGCCATGCACCCAACATGGCGTACACGTTGCCGATATGCATGCGCCCCGACGGCGTCGGCGCGAATCGTCCAGTCACTGGCCCTCCTCGTATGAAGTTCAGCACCATGGTAGCGAAAAGGCTCTCCTCCTCAGAGGAGAGCCAATATAGTGAAGCTCGCCAGCCCGAACTCCCCTCAGTCAGCTTCGCTGACAGCTTTGCTCAGAGAGGGGAGCCAGTGATTGTCACTTGTCTTCGGTGACGTTGTCCACGCTCACGTCCGGATTGTCGGAGACAATCTGGTCGCTCGCCCAAGCGGAGAGCTCCAGATGTTCGCCGCCGGTCTGGTCGACGAGCACGGTGTCACCGTCGTGGACCTTGCCGGCCAGCAGCATACGGGCCAGCTGGTCGCCCACTTCGGTCTGTACCAGGCGGCGCAGCGGACGAGCGCCATAAGCCGGGTCGTAACCGGTGTTGGCCAGCCATTCGCGAGCCGAGTCGGTGACGTCCAGCGTGATGCGGCGATCGGTCAGACGCTGGGACACGCCAGCCACCTGGATATCCACGATGCCGCCAAGCTCCTCGCGCGTAAGCGGGTGGAACATGACGATGTCGTCCAGACGGTTCAGGAACTCCGGCTTGAAGTTCATGTGGACAGCGTCCATCACGGCCTTTTTCTTGGCGTCGGCGTCCATGTCCTCGTTCACGAGGAACTGCGAGCCGAGGTTAGAGGTCATAATCAGGATCGTGTTCTTGAAGTCCACGGTCCTTCCCTGGCCATCGGTCAGGCGACCATCGTCAAGTACCTGCAGCAGCACGTCGAAGATCTCCGGGTTGGCCTTCTCGACCTCGTCGAACAGCACCACGGAATACGGGCGACGGCGCACGGCCTCGGTCAGCTGGCCGCCCTGCTCGTAGCCCACGTAGCCCGGCGCCGCGCCAATCAGGCGCGAGACCGAAGCCTTCTCCATGTATTCGGACATGTCGATGCGGACCATGGCCTTCTCGTCGTCGAACAGGAAGTCGGCGAGCGCCTTGGCCAGTTCGGTCTTGCCCACACCGGTGGGGCCGAGGAACAGGAACGATCCGGTCGGACGGTTCGGGTCGGAGATGCCGGCACGCGAACGGCGCACCGCGTCGGACACGGCGGCGATGGCTTCCTTCTGGCCGATCACACGCTTGCCGAGGTAGTCCTCCATGTGCAGCAGCTTCTCGTTTTCGCCCTGCATCAGGCGGCCGACGGGAATGCCGGTCCAGTCGGAGACGATCTCAGCCACCGAGTCGGCGTCCACACGGTCCGGGACCATCGGCTCATCGGCCGGGTTGGCCGCGCTGGCATCGGCAGATTCGGCATCCGCGCTCTCCGCGGCGGCAAGCTCCTTCTGAATGGACGGAATCTCGCCGTACAGAATCTTCGAGGCCTCCGCCAAGTTGCCTTCACGGGTATACTTATCCGCCTGCACGCGCAGGTCGTCGAGCTTGGCACGCAGGTCGCCGACCTTGTTGTGGCCAGCCTGTTCCGCATCCCAACGCGCCTTGAGACCGCTGAGCTTCTCACGGGTGTCCGCAAGTTCGGCTTGCAGCTTGCCCAGACGCTCCTTGGACGCAGGATCCTCGGCCTTCTTGAGCTGCATTTCCTCCATTTCAAGACGGGTCACCTTGCGCTGCAGCTCATCGATCTCCTCAGGCGAGGAGTCGAGCTCCATACGCAGGTGAGCGGCCGCCTCATCGACCAGATCGATGGCCTTGTCCGGCAGCTGACGACCCGAAATGTAACGGTTCGAGAGGGTCGCGGCGGCAACCAGCGCGTCGTCGCCGATCGTTACCTTATGGTGCGCCTCGTAACGCTGCTTCAGACCACGCAGAATGGCGATGGTGTCTTCCACGCTCGGCTCACCCACGAACACCTGCTGGAAACGACGCTCCAGCGCCGGATCCTTCTCGATGTTCTCGCGGTACTCGTCCAGCGTGGTCGCGCCGATCAGGCGCAGCTCGCCACGGGCCAGCATGGGCTTCAACATATTGCCGGCATCCATCGAGCCTTCGGCCGCACCCGCGCCGACGATGGTGTGGATCTCATCGATGAAGGTGATGATCTGACCATCCGCATTCTTGATTTCGTTCAGGACGCTCTTCAGGCGCTCCTCGAACTCGCCACGGTACTTCGAACCGGCCACCATGGAGCCCAAGTCAAGGGAGATGAGCTTCTTGCCTTGCAGGGTGGTGGGCACGTCGCCCGCCACGATACGCTGGGCCAAACCCTCCACGACGGCGGTCTTGCCGACGCCGGGCTCGCCAATCAGCACCGGGTTGTTCTTGGTACGACGGGAGAGGATCTGAATCACGCGGCGGATTTCCTGGTCACGTCCGATGACCGGGTCCAGCTTGCCTTCCTTGGCGGCGGCCGTCAGGTCGGTGGAGTACTTCTCTAGGGCCTTGTACGAGCCTTCCGCGTCCGGGCTGGTGACCTTCGCGCCACCACGCACGCCGGGTACGGCCTTGCGCAGGGAGGCTGCGGTGACGCCGTTCTTCTCCAAGATTTCGGCCGACTGGTTCGGCTTGCTGGCCGCGATGCCGATAAGCAGATGTTCGGTGGAGACGTATTCGTCGCCCATCTGCTGCATTTCCTTCTCAGCCTGGGCGATGGCGGCGGTCAGCTGGCGGCTGGCCTGTGGCTGCGAGGTGCTGGATCCGGATGCGCTCGGCAGCGCGACCAAAGCGTTGCGCACCGCCGCGCCGATGGCCTGCGGGTCCCCGCCCGCGGCCTCGATCAGAGAGCGCGCCACGCCGTTTTCCTGGCGCAGCAGCGCATCCATGACGTGCAGGGTCTCGACCTGCGCGTTTCCTGCGGCGGACGCACTCTGAATCGCGTCGCCGACGGCTTCTTGGGCCATAGTGGTGAACTTCTGTTCCATATCGTATTCCTCCATATCATGCGGTCTGCGCAGTGCGGCTCGCGGGCTTCGAAAGCCCTGCGAGCGTTGCGACAGACCGCAGCTTGTCGTTGTCTGATATGGTCAACCGACCTGGAACCCATTCTATTCCCAAAACTTGAGTGCATATGACTCAAGTTTTGGATTTTGGTGGGGAGGGTGACTAGTAGCCCCCTCTGATGAGGAAGCTTGGGCAGCCGCTACTTCAGTGCGCCGACGGCGGATTCGGCGGCGGCGAGGACTTCGCCGGAGAGAATCGCCTCGGCCACGCCCTCAATCTGCGGGGTGGTCCAGGTATCGCGTACGTCGGGGCCGATTTCGTTGGCGTACTGGCGCACCACGCGGTATACGGCGGCGCCCGCCGCACCCGGACGGTACGGCTTGCGGAAGTCGAAGGAGCGGCAGGAGCACAGCAGTTCCACGGCCAGCACGCGCGCAAAGGCCGGAATCGACCGGCGCAGCTTGCGGGCGGCGGCCCAACCCATCGACACGTGATCTTCCTGCATGGCGGAGCTTGGAATCGAATCGACCGAGGCAGGCACGGCGTTACGCTTCATTTCGGAGACGATGCCGGCAGCGGTGTATTGGGCGATCATGAAACCGGAGTCCACGCCCGGGTCACCAGCCAGGAACGCCGGCAGGCCGCGGTTGCGCGCCACGTCAAGGAAGCGGTCGGTACGACGCTCGGAGATAGAGGCTACGTCGGCGGTCGGAATCGCCAGGAAATCGAGCACATAGGCCAGCGGCGCGCCATGGAAGTTGCCGTTGGACTCCACACGGCCGTCCAGCGTGACGCACGGGTTATCGATGGCGGAGGCGAGTTCCACGCCCGCCACGGAGGCCGCGTATTCCACGGTGTCGCGGGCGGCGCCGTGCACCTGCGGGGTGCAGCGCAGCGAGTAGGCGTCCTGCACACGCACGGTGGAGCCCGGGCGGCCGGCCTCAATCAGACCAGAGTCCTTGAGCATGCGGGCGATGTTCGCGGCGGAATCGCCTTGGCCGCGATGCGGGCGCAGCGCCTGCAAGTCGGCGGCGAATACGCGGTCGTTGCCGAGCATGCCTTCCACGCTCATCGCGGCGGCGACATCCGCGGTCTTGAGCAGCAGGCGCAGATCGGTGATGGCCATACACAACATGCCGAGCATGCCGTCGGTGCCGTTGACCAGCGCCAGTCCTTCCTTCTCTTTCAAATCGACGGGCGTGATGCCGGCCGCACGCAGCGCTTCGCCGCCGCCGATCTTGAGGCCGTCAGCGTTGCGGGCCTCGCCTTCACCCATCGCCACCAAAGCACAGGCTGCGAGCGGCGCCAGATCACCGGAGCATCCGAGTGAACCGTATTCGTAGACCACCGGGGTGATGCCGGCGTTCAGCATATCGGCGTAGACCTGCGCGGTTTCCGGGCGCACACCGGTGCGTCCGGTGCACAGGGTGCTCAGGCGCAGCACCAGCAGGCCGCGCACCACCTCACGCTCCACTTCCGGTCCGGCACCGGCGGCATGCGAGCGGATCAGACTTTTCTGCAGCTGCGCGCGCTGTTCCTTGGGGATGGAGGTGGAGGCGAGCGCGCCGAATCCGGTGGAGATGCCGTAATGCGGCACGGTGTCGTCGGCCAAATGATCGATAACCGCGCGACTCAGCGCCATCTCATGCTTCGATTCGTCCGAAATCGCCACTTTGGCGCCGCCGCGCGCTACGGCGATAACGTCCTCGATGCTCAGCGCTCCAACACCTACGGTGACCGTCTGCTCTGCCATGCTCATACCTTTCTATATACGTGCCGCATTCCGCATATACGGCATATGCGGCACATGCTTCGCCGGGGATCCGCGACTGCCCGCATTCGCTCACCGCACCTGCCCACCAACAGCAGGCGACGCAAACGCGACCAATCGCTCCCCGAGTAATCAAACCTTGGCCATTTCACCTCAGTCGGATGCCCGCCATAAGCCACTTCGTCCATCTTGTGTCTGAAATCTCAGACATGTAAGGTGATGGAAATATGAGCCATGCCTCGCAGCAATACGCCTTCACCGAGCCACGTACCGTCAAGCGGGCGCAGGTGAAGCCATCAGAACGGGAACATCAGACATCATCATCCGCGCCACGTGTCTCGCTGGCTCCGGCGGCCGACCGTACGCTCGACATCCTCGAGTTCATCGCGAGCAATGGTCAGACGCAAGCCGCCACGCTCGCTCGCGAACTCGGCATTCCGCGCTCCACGGTGTACCAATTGTTGGAGATTTTGGAGCGTCACGGACTGGTCACCCGCCTTGCCGAGCAGCGCGCGTACGGCATCGGACTCAAGACTTTCGAGCTGGGATCGGCCTATTCTCGCCAACATCGTGTATCGCAGGTCGCGCATCCGGTGTTGGCGCGTCTTGTTGACGAGACCGGCGAAAACGGACATCTGGCCGTGCTGCACGGCAACGAAATCATTTATGTGATTGAGGAGCGCGCCGCGCATCGCCCGCCGCTAGTGTCAGGCGTGGGCGTGCGCCTACCCAGTCACCTGACCGCCACCGGGCGGGCCATTCTGTCCGCACTCCCCCGCAATCAGGTCCGCGCGCTATATCCCAATCGTCAGGCGTTCACCGACCGCACCGGCATCGGCCCCAAATCGCCCAAGGAGCTGGAGGCGACGCTCGCCGAAACCCGGCGCACCGGTTTTGCCGAGGAACACGGCGACGTGACGCCCGGCTTCGATTCATACGCCGTCGCTGTGCGCGACTACAACGATTTCCCCATCGCCGGGCTGGCTCTCACTTTCGTGAGCGGATCGCTGCGCTCCGAACAGGAGCGGTCTCTTAAGACCAAGCTGCGGCTTGCCGGCGCGGAACTGTCCCGGCGTCTCGGCGCGGTCGGCAGTTTGACATGAGGATTCGCGAGATCATCGTGTTGGGCTCCTTCGCCCCGATCACGATTTTCTCAACTAAGTTCACCGATTCGCTGACCGGCAACGCCAAGCTCGCCGGCTTCTCGCTGACAGTGACGGCCATCATCAGCCTGGTGGTGATGACCGCCCTGCACGCACTTCTGCCGGGA
This DNA window, taken from Bifidobacterium longum subsp. longum JCM 1217, encodes the following:
- a CDS encoding glutamyl-Q tRNA(Asp) synthetase yields the protein MTGRFAPTPSGRMHIGNVYAMLGAWLSARSRGDRMLMRIEDVDKPRVVAGADQLMMDDLHWLGLDWDGEPMFQSQRTERYEYALECLRSQGVLYPCFCSRADIRAASAPNEGDGFMVYPGTCRRLLHDHPDEVRARLVRGDQHSIRIAMPESAAGEKQRTVPDDSAALSGAVPPEQQGDAGIVDGVACFNDRVYSPQHYDLAREVGDSVIRRADGLFGYQLVVVVDDLDMGVDDIVRGRDLLRSTALQMWIRQCLLAGGFEPECGNTEKPLAEHPEYAHLPLIDNAAGRRLAKRERSLDMGALRARNVTPEQIIGYCAWLLRLQPTPIPCKPADLLADFSWEPLRANHLDRALKPDDPTTPQWLAEALG
- the clpB gene encoding ATP-dependent chaperone ClpB, yielding MEQKFTTMAQEAVGDAIQSASAAGNAQVETLHVMDALLRQENGVARSLIEAAGGDPQAIGAAVRNALVALPSASGSSTSQPQASRQLTAAIAQAEKEMQQMGDEYVSTEHLLIGIAASKPNQSAEILEKNGVTAASLRKAVPGVRGGAKVTSPDAEGSYKALEKYSTDLTAAAKEGKLDPVIGRDQEIRRVIQILSRRTKNNPVLIGEPGVGKTAVVEGLAQRIVAGDVPTTLQGKKLISLDLGSMVAGSKYRGEFEERLKSVLNEIKNADGQIITFIDEIHTIVGAGAAEGSMDAGNMLKPMLARGELRLIGATTLDEYRENIEKDPALERRFQQVFVGEPSVEDTIAILRGLKQRYEAHHKVTIGDDALVAAATLSNRYISGRQLPDKAIDLVDEAAAHLRMELDSSPEEIDELQRKVTRLEMEEMQLKKAEDPASKERLGKLQAELADTREKLSGLKARWDAEQAGHNKVGDLRAKLDDLRVQADKYTREGNLAEASKILYGEIPSIQKELAAAESADAESADASAANPADEPMVPDRVDADSVAEIVSDWTGIPVGRLMQGENEKLLHMEDYLGKRVIGQKEAIAAVSDAVRRSRAGISDPNRPTGSFLFLGPTGVGKTELAKALADFLFDDEKAMVRIDMSEYMEKASVSRLIGAAPGYVGYEQGGQLTEAVRRRPYSVVLFDEVEKANPEIFDVLLQVLDDGRLTDGQGRTVDFKNTILIMTSNLGSQFLVNEDMDADAKKKAVMDAVHMNFKPEFLNRLDDIVMFHPLTREELGGIVDIQVAGVSQRLTDRRITLDVTDSAREWLANTGYDPAYGARPLRRLVQTEVGDQLARMLLAGKVHDGDTVLVDQTGGEHLELSAWASDQIVSDNPDVSVDNVTEDK
- the hutH gene encoding histidine ammonia-lyase; translated protein: MAEQTVTVGVGALSIEDVIAVARGGAKVAISDESKHEMALSRAVIDHLADDTVPHYGISTGFGALASTSIPKEQRAQLQKSLIRSHAAGAGPEVEREVVRGLLVLRLSTLCTGRTGVRPETAQVYADMLNAGITPVVYEYGSLGCSGDLAPLAACALVAMGEGEARNADGLKIGGGEALRAAGITPVDLKEKEGLALVNGTDGMLGMLCMAITDLRLLLKTADVAAAMSVEGMLGNDRVFAADLQALRPHRGQGDSAANIARMLKDSGLIEAGRPGSTVRVQDAYSLRCTPQVHGAARDTVEYAASVAGVELASAIDNPCVTLDGRVESNGNFHGAPLAYVLDFLAIPTADVASISERRTDRFLDVARNRGLPAFLAGDPGVDSGFMIAQYTAAGIVSEMKRNAVPASVDSIPSSAMQEDHVSMGWAAARKLRRSIPAFARVLAVELLCSCRSFDFRKPYRPGAAGAAVYRVVRQYANEIGPDVRDTWTTPQIEGVAEAILSGEVLAAAESAVGALK
- a CDS encoding IclR family transcriptional regulator, encoding MSHASQQYAFTEPRTVKRAQVKPSEREHQTSSSAPRVSLAPAADRTLDILEFIASNGQTQAATLARELGIPRSTVYQLLEILERHGLVTRLAEQRAYGIGLKTFELGSAYSRQHRVSQVAHPVLARLVDETGENGHLAVLHGNEIIYVIEERAAHRPPLVSGVGVRLPSHLTATGRAILSALPRNQVRALYPNRQAFTDRTGIGPKSPKELEATLAETRRTGFAEEHGDVTPGFDSYAVAVRDYNDFPIAGLALTFVSGSLRSEQERSLKTKLRLAGAELSRRLGAVGSLT